The following are encoded together in the Salvelinus alpinus chromosome 37, SLU_Salpinus.1, whole genome shotgun sequence genome:
- the fam3c gene encoding protein FAM3C: MRAGGILKLAALVSVFFLAVFLAFQLLEINMDFNLGNVFGSMPVEEGPTRLDRYKCGLSKPCPEGHFSFKMASGAASVVGPKICLEDNILMSGVKNNVGRGINIALVNGKTGDLIKTDYFDMWAGDVNTLITFLKTIEEGTVVMMATFDDSASKLNDESKKMIGELGSSSISTLGFRDNWIFVGGKGIKTKSPFEQHIKNNADTNKYEGWPEVLEMEGCIPQRQE, encoded by the exons ATGAGAGCTGGAG GCATCTTGAAGTTGGCTGCATTGGTTTCGGTCTTTTTCCTGGCAGTTTTCCTTGCCTTCCAGCTGCTGGAAATTAATATGGACTTCAATTTGGGGAATGTGTTTG GGTCTATGCCTGTAGAGGAAGGCC CTACCAGACTGGACCGCTACAAGTGTGGCCTCTCCAAGCCATGTCCTGAGGGACACTTCTCCTTTAAGATGGCCAGCGGAGCAGCCAGTGTTGTGGGTCCCAAAATCTGCCTGGAGGACAACAT ATTGATGAGTGGCGTCAAGAACAACGTGGGCAGAGGAATTAACATCGCCCTGGTTAACG gaAAGACAGGGGACCTCATCAAGACAGACTACTTTGACATGTGGGCGGGAG ATGTCAACACGCTCATCACATTCCTGAAGACTATTGAAGAAGGAACAGTAGTGATGATGGCCACGTTTGACGATTCGGCCTCAAA GCTGAACGACGAGTCCAAGAAGATGATTGGTGAACTTGGCAGTTCCAGCATCAGCACATTAGGCTTCAGGGACAACTGGATCTTTGTGGGAGGCAAAGGGATCAAGACCAAGAGTCCCTTTGAGCAG CACATAAAGAACAACGCCGACACCAACAAGTACGAGGGCTGGCCCGAGGTGCTGGAGATGGAAGGCTGCATACCCCAAAGACAGGAGTGA